One stretch of Daphnia pulicaria isolate SC F1-1A chromosome 8, SC_F0-13Bv2, whole genome shotgun sequence DNA includes these proteins:
- the LOC124311228 gene encoding DNA repair protein RAD52 homolog isoform X2 — MQRPVKFGRIEYDVEEHKVLQSTLRKDLAPEMVSQRHGPGGQKLAYIEGWRLIALANEVFGFNGWSHQVVQQTIDCVDQVDDKFYVGVSSTVRVELKDGSFHEDIGYGVCEGMKSKALSLEKARKEAATDGLKRALKGFGNVLGNCLNNKNYLRWANKYPVTTPAPPQKNETVLEVPPAVHRSRYNAMEEKKRGIEALKTPSASTSVPIKEKNVDATHESTHPMPAPQEPAPQCPGLPTGQKLISTKETALTSIKPPNISGAQNGETINNSALKDDLLNESDPVKLERKRKQQQKKEEFLQQLKRQKQEDGARISTVSIKSEQTSPVPEDELNCNHEKTTRIKR; from the exons atgcaacgaCCGGTTAAGTTTGGAAGA ATTGAATATGACGTTGAAGAACACAAAGTTTTGCAGTCTACGCTTCGCAA AGACCTTGCTCCTGAAATGGTGAGCCAAAGGCATGGTCCAGGTGGTCAGAAACTTGCCTATATTGAAGGTTGGAGATTGATTGCCCTTGCCAATGAAGTATTTGGATTTAATGGTTGGAGTCATCAAGTTGTTCAACAAACAAttg ACTGTGTTGATCAGGTTGACGACAAGTTTTATGTTGGGGTGTCTTCAACAGTAAGGGTTGAACTCAAAGATGGTTCCTTTCATGAAGATATTGGTTATGGTGTTTGTGAAGGAATGAAATCTAAGGCTCTAAGTCTGGAAAAGGCTAGAAAG GAAGCAGCAACAGATGGGTTAAAACGTGCATTGAAAGGATTTGGAAATGTTTTGGGCAATTGTCTTAATAACAAAAACTACCTACGTTGGGCCAACAAATACCCTGTTACCACACCAGCTCCACCTCAGAAAAATGAAACTGTTTTAGAAGTTCCCCCGGCTGTGCATCGAAGCCGTTATAACGCTAtg gaggaaaaaaagcgTGGTATAGAGGCTTTAAAAACACCTTCAGCATCAACTAGCGTtcctataaaagaaaaaaatgttgatgcgACTCATGAATCAACACACCCAATGCCTGCCCCTCAAGAACCTGCTCCTCAATGCCCTGGTTTACCCACTGggcaaaagttgatttccacTAAGGAGACTGCGTTAACATCAATTAAACCGCCTAATATTTCTGGAGCTCAAAACGGCGAAACCATCAATAATTCCGCGCTTAAAGATGATTTATTAAATGAAAGTGATCCAGTTAAATtggaaagaaaacggaaacaacagcagaaaaaagaggaatttTTGCAGCAGTTGAAGCGTCAAAAGCAGGAAGATGGTGCCAGAATTTCTACGGTTAGCATAAAATCTGAGCAAACTTCTCCCGTACCTGAAG ACGAACTGAACTGCAATCATGAAAAAACTACAAGAATTAAACGTTAA
- the LOC124311228 gene encoding DNA repair protein RAD52 homolog isoform X1, producing the protein MQRPVKFGRIEYDVEEHKVLQSTLRKDLAPEMVSQRHGPGGQKLAYIEGWRLIALANEVFGFNGWSHQVVQQTIDCVDQVDDKFYVGVSSTVRVELKDGSFHEDIGYGVCEGMKSKALSLEKARKEAATDGLKRALKGFGNVLGNCLNNKNYLRWANKYPVTTPAPPQKNETVLEVPPAVHRSRYNAMEEKKRGIEALKTPSASTSVPIKEKNVDATHESTHPMPAPQEPAPQCPGLPTGQKLISTKETALTSIKPPNISGAQNGETINNSALKDDLLNESDPVKLERKRKQQQKKEEFLQQLKRQKQEDGARISTVSIKSEQTSPVPEDDSEKWMREVDPESFALISGIDWSDEENPAPNQAIINKPNVNTVTKPAPHKPAQAVPKSNNFRK; encoded by the exons atgcaacgaCCGGTTAAGTTTGGAAGA ATTGAATATGACGTTGAAGAACACAAAGTTTTGCAGTCTACGCTTCGCAA AGACCTTGCTCCTGAAATGGTGAGCCAAAGGCATGGTCCAGGTGGTCAGAAACTTGCCTATATTGAAGGTTGGAGATTGATTGCCCTTGCCAATGAAGTATTTGGATTTAATGGTTGGAGTCATCAAGTTGTTCAACAAACAAttg ACTGTGTTGATCAGGTTGACGACAAGTTTTATGTTGGGGTGTCTTCAACAGTAAGGGTTGAACTCAAAGATGGTTCCTTTCATGAAGATATTGGTTATGGTGTTTGTGAAGGAATGAAATCTAAGGCTCTAAGTCTGGAAAAGGCTAGAAAG GAAGCAGCAACAGATGGGTTAAAACGTGCATTGAAAGGATTTGGAAATGTTTTGGGCAATTGTCTTAATAACAAAAACTACCTACGTTGGGCCAACAAATACCCTGTTACCACACCAGCTCCACCTCAGAAAAATGAAACTGTTTTAGAAGTTCCCCCGGCTGTGCATCGAAGCCGTTATAACGCTAtg gaggaaaaaaagcgTGGTATAGAGGCTTTAAAAACACCTTCAGCATCAACTAGCGTtcctataaaagaaaaaaatgttgatgcgACTCATGAATCAACACACCCAATGCCTGCCCCTCAAGAACCTGCTCCTCAATGCCCTGGTTTACCCACTGggcaaaagttgatttccacTAAGGAGACTGCGTTAACATCAATTAAACCGCCTAATATTTCTGGAGCTCAAAACGGCGAAACCATCAATAATTCCGCGCTTAAAGATGATTTATTAAATGAAAGTGATCCAGTTAAATtggaaagaaaacggaaacaacagcagaaaaaagaggaatttTTGCAGCAGTTGAAGCGTCAAAAGCAGGAAGATGGTGCCAGAATTTCTACGGTTAGCATAAAATCTGAGCAAACTTCTCCCGTACCTGAAG ACGACAGCGAGAAATGGATGCGGGAAGTAGATCCAGAATCTTTCGCGCTGATAAGTGGAATTGATTGGAGTGATGAAGAAAATCCTGCACCAAACCAGGCAATCATCAACAAACCGAACGTCAACACAGTCACAAAACCAGCTCCACACAAACCAGCTCAGGCTGTCCCCAAGTCAAATAATTTCAGAAAGTAA